In Tepidimicrobium xylanilyticum, one DNA window encodes the following:
- a CDS encoding class II aldolase/adducin family protein, giving the protein MLYQSERREMCKIVKSMYDRWLTNAAGGNLSWKVSDNHYIMTASGLSSKYLWDIDPENILVVDDNLNIIEGKGKVTREINMHMEIYKNDDKVKAVIHAHPKELMIYACMGIDMPIVSEALEFLGERIPCLPYRPATTKELAELVGSWTSSFSKEFTEKELIMEDIYAYAALLCRHGVIVASDNLFSANEMLERLETNAYVHTHAAILESRGYIYNR; this is encoded by the coding sequence ATGTTATACCAATCAGAGCGAAGAGAAATGTGTAAAATAGTTAAGTCCATGTATGATAGATGGTTAACTAATGCAGCTGGAGGGAACCTTTCATGGAAAGTTAGTGATAATCATTATATTATGACTGCTTCAGGCTTGTCTTCCAAATATCTATGGGATATTGACCCTGAAAATATTCTAGTTGTAGACGACAACTTGAATATAATTGAGGGCAAGGGTAAGGTAACAAGAGAAATCAATATGCATATGGAAATATACAAAAATGATGATAAGGTAAAAGCTGTAATTCATGCACACCCTAAAGAATTGATGATCTATGCTTGTATGGGTATAGATATGCCTATTGTATCAGAAGCCTTAGAATTTTTAGGAGAAAGGATTCCTTGTTTACCATATAGACCAGCTACAACTAAGGAATTAGCAGAACTAGTGGGTAGTTGGACATCTAGTTTCAGCAAAGAATTTACAGAAAAAGAATTAATAATGGAAGATATTTATGCCTATGCAGCCCTGCTTTGTAGGCATGGAGTAATAGTAGCATCAGATAATTTATTTTCAGCTAATGAGATGCTTGAAAGACTTGAGACAAACGCGTACGTGCATACACATGCAGCTATTTTAGAAAGTAGGGGATATATATATAATAGATAA
- a CDS encoding DUF2920 family protein — protein sequence MAKEYDFSMYGHPSIYKDVERKLHVYFTEPEPGINENTGILLLIPGFGGNSQSNVYKKMRNVFADKHNLVVVQCDYFGWEFMQKPNNITLNVSKDSLLQIFTAKEVNYIFKDNNYFERLIEICGKYGFSITCDEKLNEDLSNFNDMGLMQAIDNITAVITVIEIIKDNNYKFDEGKIIAYGHSHGAYLAYLCNAFTKDLFTLIIDNSAWLFPAYLKSDRYVNTYYNNVLITTKFSYLAKNIDYDEEILNLQFLYKNFDNKCNIICYHGTDDNLISNVDKKKFGLNINNFVYEEISLEKVDGEIFKNTNHGLGSDHLKLFDYTMENGKFNFHNAKNIELDTVEYNTNKNRYRIDYINVVPRLEIQGI from the coding sequence ATGGCAAAAGAATATGATTTTTCTATGTATGGGCATCCAAGCATATATAAAGATGTGGAAAGAAAATTACATGTTTATTTTACTGAACCAGAGCCAGGAATCAATGAAAATACTGGAATCCTTTTATTAATACCTGGATTTGGTGGTAATTCTCAATCAAACGTATACAAAAAGATGAGAAACGTTTTTGCAGACAAGCATAATCTAGTTGTTGTGCAATGTGATTATTTTGGATGGGAGTTTATGCAAAAGCCTAATAATATTACACTAAATGTCTCAAAAGATAGTTTATTACAAATTTTCACAGCTAAAGAAGTAAATTATATCTTCAAGGACAATAATTATTTTGAAAGATTAATTGAGATATGCGGGAAGTATGGTTTTTCGATTACTTGTGATGAAAAGTTAAATGAAGATTTATCAAATTTTAATGATATGGGACTTATGCAAGCGATCGATAACATCACTGCTGTAATTACAGTTATAGAAATTATAAAAGATAATAATTACAAGTTTGACGAAGGTAAAATAATAGCATATGGCCATTCTCATGGAGCATATTTGGCCTATTTGTGCAATGCATTTACTAAGGATTTATTTACACTTATCATAGACAACTCTGCTTGGCTTTTTCCAGCATATTTAAAAAGTGATAGGTATGTGAATACATATTATAATAATGTTCTAATAACCACAAAGTTTAGTTATTTAGCTAAGAATATTGATTATGATGAGGAAATATTAAATTTACAATTCTTATATAAGAATTTTGATAATAAGTGTAATATAATTTGTTACCACGGTACGGATGATAATTTAATTTCAAATGTGGATAAAAAAAAATTTGGCTTAAATATAAATAATTTTGTTTATGAGGAAATATCTTTAGAGAAAGTAGATGGAGAAATTTTCAAAAATACTAACCATGGCTTAGGTTCAGACCATCTGAAATTATTTGATTATACTATGGAAAATGGTAAATTTAATTTCCACAATGCAAAAAATATAGAGTTGGATACTGTTGAATATAATACAAACAAAAATAGATATCGCATTGATTATATCAATGTAGTACCTAGACTAGAGATTCAAGGTATATAA
- the galU gene encoding UTP--glucose-1-phosphate uridylyltransferase GalU has product MKKRIKKAVIPAAGLGTRFLPATKAQPKEMLPIVDKPAIQYIVEEAVQSGIEDILIITGRNKRAIEDHFDKSVELELTLEEKEDRELLDLVRNISSLANIHYIRQKEPKGLGHAIYCAKTFINNEPFAVLLGDDIVDSKTKPCLQQLIDIYNEYGTSIIGVQEVPKADVSKYGIVSGKMVDERLYKVNNLVEKPSIEDAPSNIAILGRYIIEPEIFEILEHTKAGAGGEIQLTDALKELSTKQDVYAYIFEGRRHDIGNKLGFLQATVEFALKREDLKDEFISFLENIISK; this is encoded by the coding sequence ATGAAAAAAAGAATAAAAAAAGCTGTAATTCCAGCAGCAGGATTAGGGACTAGATTTTTGCCTGCTACAAAGGCTCAGCCTAAAGAGATGCTGCCCATCGTGGATAAGCCAGCAATCCAATATATTGTAGAAGAGGCTGTTCAATCAGGTATTGAAGATATATTAATTATTACAGGAAGAAACAAAAGAGCCATAGAAGACCATTTTGACAAGTCTGTGGAGTTAGAACTAACGCTCGAAGAAAAGGAAGACAGAGAACTATTGGATTTAGTACGAAATATTTCTAGTTTAGCTAACATTCACTATATAAGACAAAAAGAACCGAAAGGTTTAGGACATGCTATATACTGTGCAAAGACTTTCATTAATAATGAACCTTTTGCAGTATTATTAGGCGATGATATTGTAGATTCCAAAACTAAACCATGCTTACAGCAATTGATTGATATATATAATGAATACGGCACCAGCATAATTGGAGTCCAAGAAGTACCTAAAGCCGATGTATCTAAATATGGGATTGTGTCGGGAAAAATGGTAGATGAAAGATTATATAAAGTAAACAATCTTGTTGAAAAACCAAGCATAGAAGATGCACCTTCAAATATTGCCATATTAGGAAGGTACATTATTGAACCAGAGATTTTTGAAATTCTTGAACATACTAAGGCCGGTGCAGGTGGTGAAATTCAATTAACCGATGCATTAAAAGAATTGTCTACAAAACAAGATGTTTATGCTTATATTTTTGAAGGTAGGAGGCATGATATAGGTAACAAATTAGGCTTTTTACAAGCAACAGTGGAATTTGCATTGAAAAGAGAGGATTTAAAGGATGAATTTATATCTTTTTTAGAGAATATAATATCAAAATAA
- a CDS encoding alcohol dehydrogenase catalytic domain-containing protein, with protein sequence MANKMKAAVMYGPNDIRYEDVDMPECPEGGFIVKIKAVGLCGSDIRNLTTDSRKGNYPHIYGHEVVGEVYEVAPGVENYRVGQMIYVYPEAHCLKCENCRSGHHEQCTNIEHYTDRPGGFAQYIAYTKKRVDRGATFEIPDGLDPIAATLAEPMSSTYACVENINVTLGDTVVIIGAGPIGIFLSILSRMRGARKIILIDINQSRLDKASEFDIDYLINSSQVDPVEEVLRLTNNVGADKVISANPSTKAQQQAILMAKKAGIVVFFGGVPKGELTELDTNIIHYNGLWIYGHYGANSMQVQTAFELAISKDFPARKIITHVLPLKEINKGLELTKTGEALKVVLLPNED encoded by the coding sequence ATGGCTAATAAAATGAAGGCTGCAGTAATGTATGGGCCCAACGATATAAGATATGAAGATGTAGATATGCCGGAATGCCCTGAAGGAGGATTTATCGTAAAGATAAAGGCAGTAGGACTATGCGGGTCAGATATTAGAAATTTAACAACTGATTCAAGAAAAGGGAATTATCCTCATATATATGGGCACGAGGTAGTCGGCGAAGTTTACGAAGTTGCTCCTGGAGTAGAAAATTATAGAGTTGGTCAAATGATATATGTATATCCAGAAGCTCATTGTTTAAAATGTGAAAATTGTAGAAGTGGTCATCATGAGCAGTGCACTAATATAGAACATTACACGGATAGACCTGGTGGTTTTGCTCAGTATATTGCTTATACTAAAAAACGAGTTGATAGAGGAGCTACTTTTGAAATACCAGATGGACTAGATCCTATTGCTGCAACATTAGCAGAGCCTATGTCTTCTACTTATGCTTGTGTTGAAAACATAAATGTCACATTGGGAGATACGGTTGTAATAATTGGTGCTGGCCCTATTGGAATATTTCTATCCATATTGAGTAGAATGCGTGGTGCTAGAAAGATTATTTTAATTGATATAAACCAATCAAGGTTGGACAAGGCTTCAGAATTTGACATAGATTATTTGATTAATTCTAGCCAGGTAGATCCTGTAGAGGAAGTATTAAGATTAACAAATAATGTCGGTGCAGATAAGGTGATCTCTGCTAATCCATCAACGAAAGCACAACAACAAGCAATCTTAATGGCTAAAAAAGCAGGAATAGTGGTTTTTTTCGGAGGAGTACCAAAAGGAGAATTAACTGAGTTAGATACAAATATCATTCATTATAATGGGCTATGGATATATGGACACTATGGTGCTAATAGTATGCAGGTACAAACAGCTTTTGAATTAGCCATTTCTAAAGATTTCCCAGCAAGAAAAATAATAACACATGTACTGCCTTTAAAAGAAATTAACAAAGGACTTGAATTAACAAAGACTGGTGAAGCGTTAAAAGTAGTCCTACTTCCTAATGAGGATTAG
- a CDS encoding PTS sugar transporter subunit IIA — protein sequence MDQKLFKKDNIFIQESFKEHESALIFLSEQLRRKGKVLDGFKEALLEREENYPTGLLVGDINVAIPHVDHKYVKESEILLCTLENPIPFRRMDMPDEEVEVSIIILLAIDSPDGHLEILRKIVKFVQNQEVLRKMFKEKDKDKVSEILDDFFNSSI from the coding sequence ATGGATCAAAAGCTTTTTAAGAAGGATAATATATTCATCCAAGAATCATTCAAAGAACATGAAAGTGCGCTAATCTTTTTATCAGAACAATTAAGGCGTAAAGGAAAAGTATTGGATGGATTTAAGGAAGCCTTATTAGAAAGAGAAGAAAACTATCCAACAGGACTATTAGTTGGCGATATAAATGTAGCTATTCCTCATGTAGACCATAAATATGTAAAGGAATCTGAAATTTTATTATGTACTTTGGAAAATCCTATTCCCTTTAGAAGGATGGACATGCCTGATGAGGAAGTAGAAGTTTCTATTATTATTCTATTAGCAATAGATAGTCCAGATGGTCATCTCGAGATATTAAGAAAAATAGTTAAATTTGTGCAGAATCAAGAAGTCCTTCGCAAGATGTTTAAAGAAAAGGATAAGGATAAAGTAAGTGAAATTTTAGATGATTTTTTTAATAGTAGTATATAA
- a CDS encoding glycosyltransferase → MNKKSISCIIPCHNCQDYIYKTVDSLINQTIKPLEIILVNDASTDNTLDVLKQMEVKHPNVIKVIDLETNKGPSYARNFGVENSKGEYILFLDSDDIAEPFLIEKYLFKLNELNKKEDDYILCFSGYIQVNEKDEEISDVVRGIQVEPEEILGYQLTRNYISTSGVLIKKDYFLKTGGFNEEIRYSEDWDLWLRLAQYGGFAYVDEPLVKIRRHGSNLSSKIGKMLGAERAVLKQYSIDFIKNAIFKRKLSFQKNVVDFVSVLFRLDYWEEGFTELKSLLSEGYDFYNLYFYIGLYYLKHKNIAKALDYFIKTINIKENHGAALNNIGAIYLYYGKNQLAEKYLKLAIEYFPAYMDASHNLGLLNRTSLSLEDLKFTWRELREVLTKYTG, encoded by the coding sequence ATGAATAAAAAATCTATATCCTGTATTATACCCTGCCATAATTGCCAAGACTATATCTATAAAACAGTAGACAGTCTAATAAACCAAACTATAAAACCACTAGAAATTATATTAGTAAATGATGCTAGTACTGATAATACTTTAGATGTATTAAAACAAATGGAGGTTAAACATCCTAATGTTATTAAAGTTATTGACCTAGAAACAAACAAGGGCCCTTCTTATGCTAGAAACTTTGGAGTAGAAAATTCAAAAGGAGAATATATACTTTTTTTAGACTCAGATGATATTGCAGAACCATTTCTTATAGAGAAGTATTTATTTAAGTTAAACGAATTAAATAAGAAGGAAGATGATTACATACTATGTTTTAGTGGATATATTCAGGTAAATGAAAAGGACGAGGAAATAAGCGATGTTGTAAGAGGAATACAAGTTGAACCAGAAGAGATTTTAGGTTATCAGCTTACAAGAAACTACATCTCAACATCTGGAGTGCTAATAAAAAAAGATTATTTTTTAAAGACTGGTGGCTTTAATGAGGAAATTAGATATTCCGAGGACTGGGATTTGTGGCTTAGGTTGGCTCAGTATGGAGGATTTGCCTATGTGGATGAACCTTTGGTAAAAATCAGGAGACATGGGAGTAATCTATCTTCTAAAATTGGCAAAATGTTGGGAGCAGAAAGGGCTGTATTAAAGCAGTATAGCATAGATTTTATAAAAAATGCCATATTTAAACGTAAGTTAAGCTTTCAAAAAAATGTTGTAGACTTTGTTTCTGTATTATTTAGACTTGATTACTGGGAAGAAGGTTTTACTGAACTAAAGAGCTTGCTTAGCGAAGGTTATGATTTTTATAATTTATATTTCTACATAGGATTATATTATTTAAAACATAAAAATATTGCTAAAGCATTAGACTATTTTATAAAGACCATAAATATAAAAGAAAATCACGGAGCAGCTTTAAATAATATAGGAGCTATATATTTGTATTATGGGAAGAATCAGTTAGCAGAGAAATATTTGAAACTAGCCATAGAATATTTTCCAGCCTATATGGATGCAAGTCATAATTTGGGGTTATTGAACAGAACAAGTTTATCTTTAGAGGATTTAAAATTTACTTGGAGAGAACTAAGAGAAGTTTTAACCAAGTATACAGGATAA
- a CDS encoding BglG family transcription antiterminator: MNRRLYNILFYIYENPQNLSIEFLAEKLGISERTLNSDIDILNKILFENKLGVIEAKNGYINYSGNSVDIKAYLEALDFYEYTLTKEERIIVEVLLLLFVQEKIILSDMADIMHVSRSSVIGDQKVLEKRLLESGLSLYSKSNYGIKIKGLESNIRKLYIKLLIQERMLVQIFLNQELPTSIMGEQFKLLSKYDKTLQTIINEAESISNLTLTGYSNWILKEYLKFSIYRMKKGFYVDNTSFFNSFNSYNSTLIDNLYPMVVDYFELEESFSEKCLLKYLAQYFRYSHDSLEVSIENILETQTIVRKFIESVSIDLNLPIYKDYELFEKLSSHLDRIFGRKREKIILYPEVEKVVNENLHIKEVISNNISILENHFNITMTEAEIAYIVIYICASIERLKQQSFDANIIIVCNSGYGTSQLLKYKLEEHFLFNIKEIVPAHKLIKNEGLLKDVDFIISTVDLDIDFPYVKINPLLTERDIININSMVLKLESLSLGANGRDRQNQRILLNKIKAICQPYDDLYERIKPIIDDYFSNLTDSIYLHSLLTEEFIQVDVDAYDWKDSIEKASKILLEKSFITEDYIHAMIENYNKNGPYFVIAPNFALPHAPIDAGSKNLGMSLIRLSNPVKFYVDGLDPIKFICVISAVDNKKHLKAVFNLINLLKIDDFRNEIDGASNPKEMADIIERYEKTLI, translated from the coding sequence ATGAATAGAAGGTTGTATAATATTTTATTTTATATTTATGAAAATCCCCAGAATCTCTCAATAGAGTTTTTAGCAGAAAAATTAGGTATTTCTGAGAGGACTTTAAATAGTGATATAGATATTTTAAATAAAATTTTATTCGAGAATAAGTTGGGAGTAATTGAAGCTAAAAACGGATATATAAACTATTCTGGAAATAGTGTAGATATAAAGGCATATTTGGAAGCCTTAGATTTTTATGAGTATACTCTAACCAAAGAAGAGAGGATTATCGTTGAAGTATTATTATTGCTATTCGTTCAAGAGAAGATAATATTGTCTGATATGGCAGACATAATGCATGTATCCCGTTCTTCTGTCATTGGAGATCAAAAAGTTTTGGAAAAGAGATTACTTGAAAGTGGATTATCACTGTATAGTAAGTCTAATTATGGAATTAAAATCAAGGGATTAGAATCTAATATTAGGAAGTTATATATTAAGCTACTTATCCAAGAAAGAATGTTGGTACAGATATTTTTAAATCAAGAATTGCCAACAAGCATTATGGGAGAGCAATTTAAGCTATTAAGTAAATATGATAAAACCTTACAAACAATAATAAATGAGGCGGAATCCATCTCCAACTTGACTTTAACAGGATATAGTAATTGGATTTTGAAGGAATATCTAAAGTTTTCAATCTATCGCATGAAAAAGGGCTTCTATGTAGATAACACCTCATTTTTTAATAGCTTCAATTCCTATAACTCTACTTTAATTGACAATTTATATCCAATGGTAGTGGATTATTTTGAACTTGAAGAAAGCTTTTCAGAAAAATGCTTATTAAAATATCTGGCTCAATACTTTAGATATAGCCACGATAGCTTGGAGGTTTCCATTGAAAATATTTTGGAGACCCAGACCATAGTCAGGAAATTCATAGAAAGCGTTTCTATAGACTTGAATTTACCCATTTATAAGGATTATGAATTATTTGAAAAGTTATCATCTCATCTAGATAGAATATTTGGGAGGAAAAGGGAGAAAATTATACTCTATCCGGAGGTAGAAAAGGTAGTAAATGAGAATTTGCATATTAAAGAAGTGATAAGCAATAATATTTCAATTTTAGAAAACCATTTTAACATTACTATGACAGAGGCAGAAATAGCTTATATTGTAATCTATATATGTGCAAGTATAGAAAGATTAAAACAACAGTCTTTTGATGCCAATATAATTATAGTTTGTAATAGTGGCTATGGTACTAGTCAATTACTTAAATATAAATTGGAAGAACATTTTCTCTTTAATATTAAGGAAATCGTTCCAGCACATAAATTGATAAAAAACGAAGGCCTATTGAAGGATGTAGATTTTATAATTTCAACCGTAGATTTAGATATAGATTTCCCCTATGTGAAAATTAATCCTTTATTAACTGAAAGGGATATTATCAATATAAATTCTATGGTATTAAAGCTAGAGTCCTTAAGCTTAGGGGCTAATGGCAGGGATAGGCAGAATCAAAGGATATTATTGAATAAGATTAAAGCCATTTGTCAACCTTATGATGATTTGTATGAAAGGATTAAGCCTATTATAGATGACTATTTTAGTAACCTGACCGATTCAATCTACTTACATTCATTATTGACTGAAGAATTTATCCAAGTAGATGTGGATGCGTATGACTGGAAGGATTCAATAGAGAAAGCATCCAAGATTTTGCTAGAAAAATCCTTTATTACAGAAGATTATATTCATGCTATGATTGAAAATTATAACAAAAATGGCCCTTATTTTGTGATAGCACCTAACTTTGCTTTACCCCATGCTCCTATAGACGCTGGAAGTAAAAATCTTGGCATGAGCCTTATAAGACTAAGTAATCCTGTTAAGTTTTATGTTGATGGTTTAGACCCGATTAAATTCATATGTGTTATTAGTGCAGTTGACAATAAGAAACATTTAAAAGCGGTCTTCAATTTGATAAATCTTTTAAAGATAGATGATTTTCGCAATGAAATAGATGGAGCAAGTAATCCAAAAGAAATGGCAGATATAATTGAAAGATATGAAAAAACATTAATTTAA
- a CDS encoding PTS sugar transporter subunit IIB: MKEVKILIACGSGIATSTVVQERIKEILSEAKIPAKIIKGTVGQVPDLQDDVDVIMLTTRYNKPLSKPVLSVFGLISGINEDQIKKQVIETCKKIAEEK; encoded by the coding sequence ATGAAAGAGGTCAAAATTTTAATTGCATGTGGAAGTGGAATTGCAACTTCTACTGTAGTTCAAGAAAGGATTAAGGAAATTTTAAGTGAAGCAAAAATTCCTGCAAAAATTATTAAGGGAACAGTAGGACAGGTACCAGATTTACAAGATGATGTTGATGTGATTATGTTAACAACAAGGTATAATAAACCATTATCAAAACCTGTGCTATCAGTATTTGGCTTAATATCTGGTATTAATGAAGACCAAATTAAAAAACAAGTTATTGAAACATGTAAAAAAATTGCTGAGGAGAAATAA
- a CDS encoding PTS transporter subunit IIC, with product MLEIIQGIMGLGAEVMLPIVMTILGLIFRMKLGRALKAGLMVGFGFKGLQLVIGLLMTTVDPAIAYYQGLDTSGFTTVDVGWAAMGAASWSVPFAAPAILLIVIMNILLVLTKRTRVLNVDIWNYIHFLIPGTLAYALSGSAIIGLIVTVGLSIITLFVAEKIAPKWTEYYGLEGTTCSTFSFITFAYPFGVLVNKIIDKIPGLKDVDISLESVGEKFRFFGDTAIIGVIVGFILGILTKQSWQTVLIMGIGIGSVLVLLPKMVSVMMEGLSAVGAGAQEFMKDKIGEDSELYIGMDIALGLGDPTAITTTVILIPLAILFAFIIPNMSYFPVGILTVIVYMIPLIAMASNGNLLRTLIGSALFLLVVEVCANVFAPEATAMMHATGVAVEGTVTDGFFGFNLANVIISLIHSIIG from the coding sequence ATGCTAGAAATTATTCAAGGTATAATGGGCCTTGGAGCCGAAGTTATGCTACCAATAGTAATGACTATATTGGGTTTAATATTCCGTATGAAATTGGGTAGAGCATTAAAAGCTGGCTTGATGGTTGGTTTTGGTTTTAAGGGTTTACAACTGGTAATCGGGTTGCTAATGACAACAGTAGATCCTGCAATTGCATATTATCAAGGATTAGATACTTCTGGTTTTACCACCGTGGACGTAGGATGGGCAGCAATGGGTGCAGCTTCTTGGTCAGTTCCTTTTGCAGCTCCTGCAATATTGTTGATAGTTATTATGAATATTTTATTGGTGTTAACTAAAAGAACCAGGGTATTAAACGTAGATATATGGAATTATATTCATTTCCTAATACCAGGAACTTTGGCATATGCTTTAAGTGGTAGTGCTATTATTGGTTTAATTGTGACAGTTGGTTTATCGATAATAACCCTATTTGTAGCAGAGAAAATTGCGCCCAAATGGACTGAGTACTATGGATTAGAAGGAACGACTTGTTCAACATTTTCATTTATTACCTTTGCGTATCCTTTTGGGGTACTGGTTAACAAGATTATTGACAAGATTCCTGGATTAAAGGATGTGGATATATCCTTAGAGAGTGTTGGAGAAAAATTTAGATTCTTTGGAGATACAGCTATAATTGGTGTGATAGTTGGGTTTATATTAGGGATTCTTACGAAACAATCTTGGCAAACTGTGCTGATTATGGGAATAGGTATAGGATCAGTTTTGGTGCTATTGCCTAAAATGGTATCAGTAATGATGGAAGGTTTATCTGCAGTTGGAGCAGGAGCCCAAGAATTTATGAAGGATAAGATAGGTGAAGATTCAGAACTTTATATTGGAATGGATATTGCCTTAGGTTTAGGTGACCCAACAGCTATAACTACCACAGTTATTTTGATACCTTTAGCAATACTATTTGCCTTTATCATACCTAATATGTCATATTTCCCAGTTGGCATATTAACTGTTATCGTTTATATGATTCCATTAATTGCTATGGCAAGTAATGGAAACCTATTGAGAACCTTGATAGGTAGTGCATTATTCTTGCTAGTAGTAGAAGTATGTGCAAATGTATTTGCTCCAGAAGCTACTGCTATGATGCATGCTACAGGAGTTGCCGTTGAAGGTACTGTTACAGATGGATTCTTTGGTTTCAATTTGGCAAACGTTATAATCAGTTTGATTCATTCCATAATAGGATAA
- a CDS encoding YjfB family protein produces MDIPALSISLNQMKVQLQASTSVMKMAMTAASEQSIDLLQMLEANTKMMEQSVNPHIGRNIDIKL; encoded by the coding sequence GTGGATATACCAGCATTATCAATAAGTCTTAATCAGATGAAGGTACAACTTCAGGCTAGTACCTCTGTAATGAAAATGGCAATGACTGCTGCTAGTGAGCAATCTATTGATCTGCTACAAATGTTAGAAGCAAATACTAAAATGATGGAGCAGTCAGTAAATCCTCATATTGGAAGGAATATAGATATTAAATTATAG
- a CDS encoding CDP-glycerol glycerophosphotransferase family protein, which yields MKRTVLFGASKRGQVAYDKLKDDINIVAFVDNDKNKQGTNFCGLKVYNPEILKDNDYNVIISSMYDIEIVKQLIEYGVKKFSIFEIVNDNFEVKKFNYSNIDDFSINPKRITLVIENHSGSNTFALLKKASENILRKYEIIALDKNVKNEDYYYNILTSKMFIYTHDSSYDGNRINVQLWHGFPLKGLSYMSNYLEDKKKKTNQKEWEKLNLIVSYSQTYTTLMNACYGVNGDKYVITGMPRNDLLLNSNGKKLLSEVLDVDLIGKKIVFYMPTFRKTIYGQENGVADKFNILDVDDFDYKDFDNFLRKNNILLILKYHPFHVEQAKGFLANKKVNNLYILEDNHLRDEEIDLYEVLNAADLLITDYSSIYFDYLLLERPIIFTPLDLEEYEKNRGFLLEPYDFWAPGPKCYTFEQLTEEILKCLNDNGYYQKERQTICNIVHHYKDANSSERVWKLIDELMENS from the coding sequence ATGAAAAGAACAGTTTTATTTGGAGCTTCTAAAAGAGGACAAGTTGCGTATGATAAATTAAAAGACGATATTAATATAGTGGCTTTTGTTGATAATGATAAAAATAAGCAAGGAACAAATTTTTGTGGGTTAAAAGTATATAACCCGGAAATATTAAAAGATAACGATTATAATGTAATTATTAGTAGTATGTATGATATAGAGATTGTAAAGCAATTAATTGAGTATGGTGTAAAGAAATTTTCTATATTTGAAATAGTTAATGACAATTTTGAAGTAAAAAAATTTAATTACTCTAATATAGACGATTTTTCCATTAATCCAAAGCGCATTACTTTAGTAATTGAGAATCATTCTGGCTCTAATACATTTGCATTATTGAAAAAAGCAAGTGAAAATATATTAAGAAAGTATGAAATTATTGCTTTAGATAAAAATGTTAAAAATGAGGATTATTATTATAATATATTAACTAGCAAAATGTTTATTTATACCCACGACTCATCATATGACGGGAATAGAATAAATGTGCAGCTATGGCATGGTTTTCCTTTAAAAGGATTATCTTATATGAGTAATTACTTAGAAGATAAAAAGAAAAAAACAAATCAAAAAGAGTGGGAAAAACTAAACTTAATTGTATCTTATTCCCAGACCTATACTACATTAATGAATGCTTGCTATGGGGTTAATGGAGATAAATATGTTATTACAGGGATGCCAAGGAATGATTTGTTATTAAATTCAAATGGTAAAAAGTTGTTGTCAGAAGTGCTAGATGTAGATTTAATTGGGAAAAAAATTGTGTTTTATATGCCTACTTTCAGAAAAACTATTTATGGACAGGAAAATGGTGTTGCAGATAAGTTTAATATTTTAGACGTAGATGATTTTGATTATAAGGATTTTGACAATTTTCTGAGAAAAAATAACATACTTTTAATATTGAAATATCATCCATTCCATGTTGAACAAGCTAAAGGCTTTCTTGCAAATAAGAAGGTTAACAATTTATATATACTTGAAGATAATCATTTGAGGGATGAAGAAATAGATTTATACGAAGTTTTAAATGCTGCAGATCTATTAATTACTGACTATTCATCTATTTATTTTGACTATTTGCTCTTAGAAAGGCCTATAATATTTACGCCGTTAGATTTAGAAGAGTATGAAAAAAATAGAGGTTTTTTATTAGAACCTTATGATTTCTGGGCTCCGGGACCAAAATGTTATACTTTTGAGCAATTAACTGAAGAGATTCTAAAATGCTTAAATGATAATGGTTATTATCAAAAGGAAAGACAAACGATTTGTAATATAGTCCATCATTATAAAGATGCAAATTCTAGCGAGAGGGTATGGAAGTTGATTGATGAATTAATGGAAAATAGCTGA